One window of Quercus robur chromosome 5, dhQueRobu3.1, whole genome shotgun sequence genomic DNA carries:
- the LOC126726728 gene encoding probable LRR receptor-like serine/threonine-protein kinase At1g56130 translates to MEALKMNMKVKPQSSSIFAYGYCLLFFFLVSFDISNAQTATTDPSEVRALNSIFQQWDAQAEALWNISEDPCRAVNETDFEDPINNPSIKCNCTYSSGTICHITKLRVFSLNKRGVIPEELVALKFLTFLIIDENFFTGPLPTFIGNLSALQYLSIPHNLFYGTIPKELGNLKELNMLSFGSNNFSGTLPPELGNLVKLERIFIDSCGLGGEIPSTFANLKNMQFMWASDSPFTGRIPDFIGNWTKLIQLRIQGNSFEGPIPSSFSNLTSLKSLRISDIYNVSSSLDFIKNLTNLTEVVLRNALITGNIPSDIGEYKMLKILDLSFNNLTGEIPSGLFSISSLKFLFLGNNSLSGTLPSLKTELELLNVDLSYNHLSGEFPPWVTTPSNLKLNLVANNFVFDKSNDSVMPGLNCLQRNFPCNRNSPLYANFSIKCGGPEMLVEGILYEAENSALYGAAWYDVTDTKKWAVSNVGSFENNSYVQNTSAQVIATNTPELYRTSRISPGSLRYYGLGLVNGIYNVSLFFAETGFDDSTQTWKSRGRRVFNIYIQGRRELKDFDISKEAGGVKRAIRKNFRANVSENYLEIHLFWAGKGTCCIPVQGYYGPLISAIHVVSDFVSNVTEIPPSNRGKKSRLGLIVGIAVPVGVVSLIFIFAVLYMKRKPQHNNEDELLGVGPRPNTFSYAELRSATNDFNPSKKLGEGGFGPVFKGTLYDGRIVAVKQLSVASHQGKRQFVTEISTISAVQHRNLVKLYGCCIEGERRLLVYEYLENGSLDQALFGKSKLHLDWPTRFSVCLGTARGLAYLHEESRPRIVHRDVKASNILIDGKLCPKISDFGLAKLYDDTKTHISTRVAGTIGYLAPEYAMRGHLTEKADVFGFGVVALEILSGRPNSDNSLEIEKIYLLEWAWTLHENNQSLRLVDPTLSEFDENEAARVIAVSLMCTQASPNMRPPMSRVVAMLAGDIEVDIVTSKPSYLTDWNFKDLTSSFLSEEDRKHHEDNTDLSQISDPLPSSVNVTETMCIIADGR, encoded by the exons CCTACAGCAGTGGCACCATCTGCCATATTACAAAATT GAGAGTGTTTTCCTTGAACAAACGAGGAGTGATTCCCGAAGAACTTGTGGCTTTGAAATTTCTTACCTTCTT GATCATTGATGAAAATTTCTTCACGGGCCCCTTGCCAACCTTTATTGGAAATTTATCTGCATTGCAGTATTT gtCAATTCCCCACAATTTGTTCTATGGGACCATCCCAAAGGAGCTTGGAAACCTGAAGGAGCTAAATATGCT GTCTTTTGGTTCGAATAATTTCTCAGGAACACTTCCTCCAGAACTGGGTAATTTGGTCAAACTTGAGCGAAT TTTCATTGACAGTTGTGGATTGGGTGGTGAAATCCCTTCGACATTTGCCAACcttaaaaacatgcaattcat GTGGGCGTCAGACAGTCCTTTCACTGGAAGGATACCAGACTTCATTGGAAACTGGACAAAGCTAATACAACT GAGAATTCAAGGAAACTCTTTTGAAGGTCCAATACCATCCAGTTTTTCTAACTTGACCTCATTGAAAAGTTT GCGAATCAGTGATATATACAATGTGAGCTCCTCCCTTgactttattaaaaatttgacGAACTTGACTGAAGT AGTTCTAAGAAATGCATTGATTACTGGAAATATTCCATCTGATATTGGAGAAtacaaaatgttaaaaatatt GGATTTGAGTTTCAACAACCTAACAGGTGAAATACCAAGTGGTTTGTTCAGTATAAGTTCTCTCAAATTCTT GTTTCTTGGAAACAATAGTCTCTCTGGAACACTTCCTAGCCTAAAGACGGAATTAGAACTTCTGAATGT AGATTTGTCCTACAATCATCTGTCTGGAGAATTTCCCCCATGGGTAACCACACCCTCAAACTTAAAACT GAATTTGGTGGCAAACAACTTCGTATTTGACAAATCAAACGACAG TGTTATGCCAGGACTGAATTGCCTCCAAAGAAATTTCCCATGCAATAGGAACTCTCCACTTT ATGCAAACTTTTCAATCAAGTGTGGTGGCCCAGAGATGCTTGTTGAGGGTATACTGTACGAGGCTGAAAACTCAGCACTCTATGGTGCAGCATGGTATGATGTAACTGATACAAAAAAATGGGCAGTCAGCAATGTGGGGTCGTTTGAAAATAATAGTTATGTTCAAAACACTTCGGCACAAGTCATTGCAACTAACACCCCAGAACTTTACCGAACTTCAAGGATTTCCCCAGGATCACTTAGATACTATGGCCTAGGTCTTGTTAATGGTATTTATAATGTCAGCTTGTTTTTTGCGGAAACTGGTTTTGATGATAGCACTCAAACTTGGAAGAGTCGAGGGAGGCGTGTATTCAATATCTACATTCAG GGTCGTCGAGAATTGAAGGACTTTGACATATCAAAGGAGGCAGGTGGGGTGAAGAGAGCAATTCGGAAGAATTTTAGGGCTAATGTGTCAGAGAATTATCTTGAAATTCATCTATTTTGGGCTGGTAAGGGAACCTGTTGCATACCTGTACAAGGTTATTACGGGCCACTAATTTCAGCCATTCATGTTGTTTCAG ATTTTGTATCTAATGTTACTGAGATTCCACCAAGCAATCGAGGAAAGAAAAGCAGGTTGGGTTTGATTGTAGGAATTGCAGTCCCTGTTGGAGTCGTGAGCTTGATTTTCATATTTGCAGTTCTCTACATGAAGAGAAAACCACAGCACAATAATGAGGACG AGCTTCTTGGAGTAGGCCCCCGACCAAACACTTTCAGTTATGCTGAGCTGAGAAGTGCGACCAATGACTTCAACCCTTCAAAAAAGTTAGGGGAGGGAGGATTTGGACCTGTTTTCAAG GGCACACTATATGATGGGAGGATTGTAGCTGTGAAGCAATTATCAGTGGCATCTCACCAAGGGAAGAGACAATTTGTAACTGAAATTTCTACCATATCTGCTGTGCAACATCGTAACCTTGTGAAACTATATGGATGTTGCATTGAGGGAGAAAGGCGCCTTCTTGTTTATGAATATCTTGAAAACGGAAGCCTTGATCAGGCACTGTTTG GAAAAAGTAAGTTGCATCTTGATTGGCCTACCCGCTTCAGTGTTTGCTTGGGAACTGCAAGAGGACTTGCTTATCTCCATGAAGAGTCAAGGCCAAGGATTGTACATCGAGATGTGAAGGCTAGCAATATTTTGATTGATGGAAAGCTATGCCCGAAAATATCAGATTTCGGATTGGCAAAGCTTTATGATGACACTAAAACCCACATTAGCACCCGAGTTGCAGGGACCAT AGGATATTTGGCACCGGAATATGCAATGCGTGGGCACCTGACTGAGAAGGCTGATGTTTTCGGTTTTGGTGTTGTTGCTTTGGAGATCCTAAGTGGGAGACCAAACTCAGACAACAGcttggaaattgaaaaaatttatctCCTTGAATGG GCATGGACTCTACATGAAAATAATCAGAGTTTAAGGCTGGTAGATCCCACATTATCAGAATTTGATGAAAATGAAGCTGCTCGAGTGATAGCAGTGTCTTTGATGTGCACACAGGCGTCACCAAACATGCGGCCACCAATGTCCCGTGTTGTGGCCATGCTTGCAGGAGATATTGAGGTAGACATTGTTACATCAAAGCCGAGTTATTTAACTGATTGGAATTTCAAAGATTTAACAAGCAGCTTTTTGAGTGAAGAAGATAGAAAGCATCATGAGGATAACACTGATCTTAGCCAAATCAGTGATCCATTGCCTTCTTCTGTAAATGTGACTGAAACCATGTGCATAATTGCAGATGGAAGGTGA